One region of Phragmites australis chromosome 18, lpPhrAust1.1, whole genome shotgun sequence genomic DNA includes:
- the LOC133898737 gene encoding uncharacterized protein LOC133898737: MLRRLYAKAARALPNYAAAFPPPPVRHFPEHFLAGAAALSHAPAAAAGGGGGDPASRTLHFLRHSCGLAEADAAAAAARLRLRSTKNAHAVLSLLRDTIGLPPDSVARLVAAYPSVLSSTILPAKLDFYLRELGLSAAEVRRFLLASPNRVLTAGLDGRLRPNHRLLRDLLGTDANVLAAVKQSMELIYDNLQVLLLPKLEALRDHGVTEEIIVKLVTTHPKALVHRSTRFDEGLAAMKDLGVSPDSGIFPYAFGVFAKMYQSKWDRRMENYLSLGWTEEQVRRAFVRHPYCMSASDDKVRQLMRFLAEKLGWSPEYVSSSPTVLSFSYEKRVLPRCAVLDILASTGAIKGIRMNHLTMSEKKFMEKYVTKYQEVVPQVLEAYGARTASAVK; the protein is encoded by the coding sequence ATGCTCCGCCGCCTCTACGCCAAGGCAGCCCGCGCCTTGCCCAACTACGCGGCCGCCTTCCCGCCTCCCCCTGTCCGGCATTTCCCCGAACACTTCTTGGCCGGCGCGGCCGCGCTCTCccacgcgcccgccgccgccgccggcggcggaggaggcgacCCTGCCTCCCGCACGCTCCACTTCCTCCGCCACTCATGCGGCCTCGCGGAGGCTGACGCCGCAGCGGCGGCCGCCCGTCTCCGCCTCCGCTCCACCAAGAACGCGCACGCCGTGCTCTCCCTCCTCCGCGACACCATCGGCCTGCCCCCCGACTCCGTCGCGCGCCTCGTCGCCGCCTACCCGTCCGTCCTCTCCTCCACCATCCTGCCCGCCAAGCTTGACTTCTACCTCCGCGAGCTCGGCCTCTCAGCAGCCGAGGTCCGCCGCTTCCTCCTCGCGAGCCCCAACCGCGTCCTCACCGCGGGGCTCGACGGCCGCCTCCGCCCCAACCACCGCCTCCTCAGGGACCTCCTCGGCACCGACGCCAACGTGCTCGCCGCCGTCAAGCAGTCCATGGAGCTCATCTACGACAACCTCCAGGTCTTGTTGCTCCCCAAGCTCGAGGCCCTCCGCGACCATGGCGTCACGGAGGAGATCATCGTCAAGCTGGTCACCACGCACCCCAAGGCGCTCGTGCATAGGTCCACCCGCTTCGATGAAGGCCTGGCCGCCATGAAGGACCTCGGGGTCAGCCCGGACTCCGGCATCTTTCCCTACGCCTTTGGGGTGTTCGCCAAAATGTACCAATCGAAATGGGACCGCAGGATGGAGAATTACCTCAGCTTGGGGTGGACCGAGGAGCAGGTGAGGCGGGCGTTCGTCAGGCACCCCTACTGCATGTCCGCGTCAGATGACAAGGTGAGGCAGCTCATGCGGTTCCTCGCAGAGAAGCTTGGCTGGAGCCCTGAGTATGTGTCATCGAGCCCCACGGTTCTTTCCTTCAGCTATGAGAAGCGGGTGCTGCCGAGGTGTGCGGTGTTGGACATACTGGCATCGACGGGTGCCATCAAGGGCATAAGGATGAACCATCTGACGATGTCAGAGAAGAAATTCATGGAGAAGTATGTCACCAAATATCAGGAAGTGGTTCCTCAAGTATTGGAAGCTTATGGAGCCAGGACAGCCTCTGCTGTGAAGTAG
- the LOC133898887 gene encoding nudix hydrolase 15, mitochondrial-like has protein sequence MEGENDPGADMEALIRRLRLHRPASSPYDPSPAAALATAAAGELFRPRRAAVLVCLFRGAAGELRVILTKRSPSLSTHSGEVALPGGKADEGDADDAATALRESKEEIGLDPALVTVVASLEHFLSKHLLVVVPVVGILSDTQAFIPVLNVAEVDEIFDVPLEMFLKDENRTSEEREKMGQAFTVHYFTYEKGNRKFIIWGLTARILIHTASIVYERPPDFPERRVQFNLPKYQKEYPSMPLGSVPARH, from the exons ATGGAGGGGGAGAATGACCCCGGCGCGGACATGGAGGCGCTCATCCGGCGGCTGCGGCTCCACCGGCCTGCGTCCTCCCCGTACGACCCCTCCCCGGCGGCGGCTCTCGCCACCGCTGCCGCCGGCGAGCTGTTCCGGCCGCGGAGGGCCGCCGTGCTGGTCTGCCTCTTCCGGggcgccgccggcgagctccGTGTCATCCTTACCAAGCGCTCGCCCTCCCTCTCCACACACTCCG GGGAAGTTGCATTGCCAGGAGGGAAGGCTGATGAGGGTGATGCTGATGATGCAGCAACAGCATTAAGGGAGTCAAAGGAGGAGATTGGGCTTGATCCAGCCCTGGTCACGGTCGTTGCCTCTCTTGAGCACTTCTTGTCCAAG CATCTTCTGGTAGTTGTTCCTGTTGTTGGCATACTGTCAGACACACAGGCGTTTATACCTGTTCTCAATGTTGCTGAGGTGGACGAAATTTTTGATGTGCCCCTGGAGATGTTCCTCAAG GATGAGAACAGGACATCTGAGGAGCGAGAAAAGATGGGTCAGGCATTCACAGTTCATTACTTCACTTATGAGAAAGGGAACAGGAAGTTCATAATCTGGGGTCTGACCGCCCGCATCCTGATCCATACCGCTTCAATAGTATACGAGCGACCACCGGACTTTCCTGAGCGAAGAGTACAGTTCAACTTGCCAAAGTACCAAAAGGAGTATCCTTCAATGCCATTGGGATCAGTACCTGCTAGACATTAG